The Candidatus Paceibacterota bacterium genome includes a window with the following:
- the gyrB gene encoding DNA topoisomerase (ATP-hydrolyzing) subunit B, translating into MPKKAEKAIKKTTGKTKDKKDKKPGYVAKDIYVLEGLEPVRKRPGMYIGSTGSRGLHHLIFECCDNSIDEAMMGHASEMEVVLLPDNKVSIADNGRGIPVDKHPQTKKSALETVMTYLHAGGKFGGKVYKATGGLHGVGVSVVCALSKYVKAEVCRDGKKYEQEYVRGKPKCKVKMVGKCKKTGTKITFEPDPEIFEKIDFSWKKVLNHLREQAYLVPGLKIRIEDKRKKPEKKYVFYFEGGIRSLLDYLMDGDKKIQENIFYIQKEAEDIKVEIAFAYGDAIEIEEVSYANNISTPEGGMHLTGFRSALTRSLQSWGKQQKLLNDKEKLEGDDIREGLNAIISVKVPDPQFEGQTKQKLGNPEARSAVEGVVCDALPDFLERNPRDGRAIIGKCLLAAKSRKAAKAAKESVLRKGIMDGLTLPGKLTDCSSRDPAESEIFIVEGESAGGSSRQGRDRRFQAILPLRGKILNVERVHLNRLLSSEEIKSLIISLGTAVADDFDISKLRYHKIVIMTDADTDGSHIRTLLLTLFFRYFKDIIEKGYLYIAQPPLYRIQIGKEIKYAYTEEEKEKILSKIKSPFSLQRYKGLGEMNPDQLWETTMDPENRILKKVEVEDAKEADRVFDILMGKEVLPRKKFIQTYAKEVRNLDI; encoded by the coding sequence ATGCCTAAAAAAGCAGAAAAAGCAATAAAAAAAACGACTGGCAAGACGAAGGATAAAAAAGATAAAAAGCCAGGATATGTCGCAAAAGATATATATGTTCTTGAAGGTCTTGAACCAGTACGAAAAAGGCCTGGAATGTATATTGGTTCGACCGGCTCTCGTGGACTGCACCACTTAATTTTTGAATGTTGTGACAACTCTATAGATGAGGCAATGATGGGACATGCAAGCGAGATGGAAGTTGTTTTATTGCCTGACAATAAAGTTTCAATCGCAGATAACGGACGAGGTATTCCTGTCGACAAACATCCTCAAACAAAAAAATCCGCACTTGAGACTGTAATGACATATCTACACGCTGGTGGAAAGTTTGGAGGTAAGGTATATAAAGCAACAGGAGGATTGCATGGTGTTGGAGTTTCTGTTGTTTGTGCTCTTTCAAAATATGTGAAAGCAGAGGTTTGTCGTGATGGTAAAAAATACGAACAGGAATATGTAAGGGGTAAACCAAAGTGCAAGGTTAAAATGGTTGGTAAATGCAAAAAGACTGGAACTAAAATTACTTTTGAACCAGATCCTGAAATTTTTGAAAAAATAGATTTTTCTTGGAAGAAAGTATTAAACCATTTAAGAGAACAAGCATATCTTGTGCCAGGTCTTAAAATAAGGATTGAGGACAAAAGGAAAAAACCAGAGAAAAAATATGTATTTTATTTTGAAGGAGGCATAAGGTCGTTGCTTGATTATTTAATGGACGGAGATAAAAAAATACAAGAAAATATTTTTTATATACAGAAAGAGGCAGAGGATATTAAAGTAGAGATAGCTTTTGCTTATGGGGACGCAATTGAAATAGAAGAAGTTTCTTACGCAAATAATATTTCAACTCCTGAAGGGGGCATGCATCTTACTGGCTTTAGATCAGCACTTACCAGGAGTCTTCAGAGCTGGGGCAAACAACAAAAACTTTTAAATGATAAAGAGAAACTCGAAGGTGATGATATAAGAGAGGGGCTTAATGCAATTATTTCTGTTAAGGTACCGGATCCCCAGTTTGAAGGACAAACAAAACAAAAATTAGGAAATCCAGAAGCGAGGTCAGCGGTTGAGGGCGTGGTTTGTGATGCTCTCCCTGATTTTCTTGAGAGAAATCCTCGCGACGGAAGAGCAATCATTGGAAAATGTCTTTTGGCTGCAAAATCAAGAAAGGCAGCAAAAGCGGCAAAAGAATCTGTTTTACGAAAGGGAATAATGGACGGCCTTACGTTACCCGGCAAACTTACCGATTGTTCTTCTCGTGATCCCGCAGAGTCAGAAATTTTTATAGTTGAGGGTGAATCTGCTGGCGGATCTTCAAGGCAGGGAAGAGATAGAAGGTTTCAGGCAATATTACCTTTACGTGGTAAGATTTTAAACGTTGAGAGGGTTCATTTAAACAGGCTTTTATCTTCAGAGGAGATTAAATCATTAATTATTTCCTTAGGAACTGCTGTTGCTGATGATTTTGATATTTCCAAATTAAGGTATCATAAAATCGTTATAATGACAGACGCAGATACTGATGGTTCTCATATTAGGACGCTTCTTTTAACGCTTTTTTTCAGGTATTTTAAAGACATTATTGAAAAAGGATATCTTTATATTGCACAGCCTCCATTATATCGCATTCAAATAGGCAAAGAGATAAAATATGCCTATACAGAAGAAGAAAAAGAGAAAATTTTGAGTAAAATAAAAAGCCCATTTTCTCTTCAGCGTTATAAGGGTCTTGGAGAAATGAATCCAGATCAGCTTTGGGAAACCACGATGGATCCCGAAAATAGAATTTTAAAGAAGGTTGAAGTTGAAGACGCAAAAGAAGCAGATAGGGTTTTTGATATTTTAATGGGTAAAGAAGTTTTGCCTCGAAAGAAATTCATTCAGACTTATGCAAAGGAAGTAAGAAATTTGGATATATAA